Proteins encoded in a region of the Elizabethkingia bruuniana genome:
- the accB gene encoding acetyl-CoA carboxylase biotin carboxyl carrier protein produces MDIKDIQNLIRFVAKAGVSEVKYKTKDFEINIKTPSAAAEGVTYIPQQPVFQQTAPQATAPVTSAPQATTPAADNDDSKYVAVKSPMIGTFYRKPSPDKDVFVNVGDTISSGDTVCVIEAMKLFNQIESEISGKIVKILVDDASPVEYDQPLFLVDPS; encoded by the coding sequence ATGGATATTAAAGATATACAGAACCTGATCAGGTTTGTTGCTAAGGCCGGAGTGTCTGAAGTAAAGTATAAAACAAAGGATTTTGAAATCAACATCAAAACTCCAAGCGCTGCTGCAGAAGGTGTTACTTACATCCCTCAACAGCCAGTTTTCCAACAAACAGCTCCTCAGGCTACTGCACCTGTAACATCTGCTCCACAAGCTACAACACCAGCTGCTGATAATGACGACAGCAAATATGTAGCTGTGAAATCTCCGATGATCGGAACTTTCTACAGAAAACCATCTCCGGATAAAGATGTGTTCGTAAATGTAGGTGATACTATCTCTTCAGGAGATACAGTTTGCGTTATCGAAGCAATGAAATTATTCAACCAGATTGAATCAGAAATAAGTGGTAAAATTGTAAAAATCCTTGTTGATGATGCTTCACCAGTTGAATACGACCAACCTTTATTCTTGGTAGATCCTTCTTAA
- the accC gene encoding acetyl-CoA carboxylase biotin carboxylase subunit — translation MFKKILIANRGEIAMRILRSAKEMGIKTVAVYSTADKDSLHVRFADEAVCIGPAPSKDSYLKIPNIIAAAEITNADAIHPGYGFLSENANFSRICQKNGIKFIGATPEQIEKMGDKATAKATMKAAGIPCVPGSDGLIDSYEHAVKIAKEIGYPVMIKATAGGGGKGMRAVWKEEDLKDHWDSAIQEAVAAFGNGGMYMEKLIEEPRHIEFQIAGDQNGRACHLSERDCSIQRRNQKLIEETPSPFMTPELREEMGNAAVRAAEYIGYEGVGTIEFLVDKHRNFYFMEMNTRIQVEHPITEQVIDYDLIREQILLAAGTPISGINHYPKLHAIECRINAEDPYADFRPSPGVIKGLNIPGGHGVRVDTHVYSGYAIPPNYDSMIAKLITTAQTREEAIAKMKRALEEFYIEGVKTTIPFHRQLLDNEDFIAGNYTTKFMESFVMDKNYENHF, via the coding sequence ATGTTCAAAAAGATATTAATTGCCAATAGAGGTGAGATTGCCATGCGTATTTTGCGTTCTGCAAAAGAAATGGGAATTAAGACTGTTGCTGTATACAGTACAGCAGATAAAGACAGCTTACATGTGCGTTTCGCAGACGAAGCTGTATGCATAGGACCTGCACCAAGTAAAGATTCTTACCTAAAGATCCCTAATATTATTGCTGCAGCAGAAATTACTAATGCAGATGCTATTCACCCTGGTTATGGATTCCTTTCAGAGAATGCTAATTTCTCCAGAATCTGCCAGAAGAACGGTATTAAATTTATCGGAGCTACTCCGGAGCAAATTGAAAAAATGGGAGATAAAGCTACAGCTAAAGCTACAATGAAAGCTGCAGGTATCCCATGTGTTCCAGGATCCGACGGACTTATCGATTCTTATGAGCATGCTGTAAAGATTGCTAAAGAAATTGGTTATCCGGTAATGATCAAAGCTACCGCAGGTGGTGGTGGTAAAGGGATGCGTGCTGTATGGAAAGAAGAAGACCTTAAAGATCACTGGGATTCTGCAATTCAGGAAGCTGTAGCAGCTTTCGGAAACGGAGGTATGTATATGGAAAAGCTTATTGAAGAGCCTCGTCATATTGAGTTCCAGATAGCAGGAGATCAAAACGGAAGAGCATGTCACCTTTCTGAAAGAGACTGTTCTATCCAAAGAAGAAACCAGAAACTGATTGAGGAAACTCCATCTCCTTTTATGACTCCTGAACTTCGTGAAGAAATGGGTAACGCAGCTGTGAGAGCAGCAGAGTACATTGGATATGAAGGCGTTGGTACAATTGAATTTCTTGTGGATAAACACAGAAATTTCTACTTCATGGAAATGAATACCCGTATCCAGGTAGAACATCCTATTACAGAGCAAGTAATTGACTATGATCTTATCAGAGAGCAAATCTTATTAGCTGCAGGAACTCCTATTTCTGGTATTAATCACTACCCTAAGCTTCATGCTATAGAGTGTAGAATTAATGCAGAGGATCCATATGCTGATTTCCGTCCTTCTCCAGGTGTTATAAAAGGATTAAACATTCCTGGTGGACACGGTGTAAGAGTAGATACTCACGTTTATTCCGGATATGCAATTCCACCTAACTACGACTCTATGATTGCTAAGCTTATTACAACTGCACAAACACGTGAAGAAGCTATTGCAAAAATGAAAAGAGCTTTAGAGGAATTTTATATTGAAGGAGTAAAAACCACTATTCCATTCCACAGACAACTTCTGGATAATGAAGACTTCATTGCCGGAAATTATACAACAAAGTTCATGGAAAGCTTTGTGATGGATAAAAATTATGAAAATCACTTCTAA
- the rocD gene encoding ornithine--oxo-acid transaminase has product MSEIKNSEYFIELEEKHGAHNYHPLPVVLDKGEGVFVWDVEGKKYYDFLSAYSAVNQGHSHPKIVEALVDQASKLALTSRAFYNSKLGEYEQKITSLLGFDKVLPMNSGAEAVETAVKLARKWSYEVKGIAENAAKIIVCENNFHGRTTTIVSFSNDPDANQNYGPFTPGFIRIPYNDIAALEEVLSKEAGNIAAFLVEPIQGEAGVYVPNEGFLKQSSELCKKYNVLFIADEVQTGIARTGKLIACHHENVQPDILILGKALSGGMYPVSAVLANNNIMDVIKPGQHGSTFGGNPLACAVAMAALDVVQDEKLSERAEELGNLFRSEIEKLIEKTDLITKVRGKGLLNAILINDAPDSSTAWNLCLALKENGLLAKPTHGNIIRLAPPLVITEEQLLDCVKIIEKTILEF; this is encoded by the coding sequence ATGTCAGAAATTAAAAATTCAGAATATTTCATTGAACTTGAAGAGAAACACGGAGCACACAATTATCACCCATTACCTGTTGTTTTAGACAAAGGAGAAGGTGTATTCGTATGGGATGTAGAAGGCAAAAAATACTATGATTTTCTTTCTGCATATTCGGCTGTTAACCAGGGACACTCTCATCCCAAAATTGTAGAGGCACTTGTTGATCAGGCAAGCAAATTGGCGTTAACTTCAAGAGCTTTTTATAACTCGAAGCTAGGAGAATACGAGCAAAAAATAACATCTCTTTTAGGTTTCGATAAAGTTTTACCAATGAACTCCGGAGCCGAAGCTGTTGAAACAGCAGTAAAACTAGCAAGAAAATGGAGTTACGAAGTAAAAGGGATTGCTGAAAATGCAGCAAAAATTATTGTATGTGAAAATAACTTCCACGGAAGAACAACAACTATTGTATCGTTTTCCAATGATCCGGATGCAAACCAAAATTATGGTCCTTTCACTCCTGGTTTTATTCGTATTCCTTATAACGACATTGCTGCATTAGAAGAAGTTCTAAGCAAAGAAGCAGGAAATATTGCAGCTTTTCTTGTTGAACCTATTCAGGGTGAGGCTGGTGTATATGTTCCTAATGAAGGATTCCTGAAGCAATCATCTGAACTTTGTAAAAAATACAATGTTCTTTTCATAGCAGATGAAGTACAAACAGGAATTGCCAGAACAGGTAAATTAATAGCATGTCACCATGAAAATGTTCAGCCAGACATTCTTATTCTGGGTAAAGCTTTGTCCGGAGGAATGTATCCTGTATCTGCTGTCTTAGCGAACAACAATATTATGGATGTCATCAAGCCTGGACAGCACGGATCAACTTTTGGAGGAAATCCATTGGCATGCGCAGTAGCAATGGCTGCCCTGGATGTTGTACAAGACGAAAAATTATCCGAAAGAGCAGAAGAATTAGGAAATCTATTCAGAAGTGAAATTGAAAAACTAATAGAGAAAACGGATCTGATTACTAAAGTAAGAGGAAAAGGATTATTAAATGCTATTCTTATTAATGATGCACCGGACAGCTCTACAGCATGGAATCTATGCTTAGCTCTTAAAGAAAACGGGTTATTAGCTAAGCCAACTCATGGTAATATTATCCGTCTGGCACCACCTTTAGTAATTACTGAAGAACAATTACTTGACTGTGTGAAAATTATTGAGAAAACGATTTTAGAGTTTTAA
- a CDS encoding glycosyltransferase family 2 protein, whose product MEKVSGLIITYNEERNIAAVLSCFNFCEEIIIVDSFSTDKTVEIAQKNPKVKVYQQEFVDYTKQRNKALSLAENDWVFFLDGDERTTPDLEKEIIETINNKDSKDAYYIYRIFFVGQKKINFSGTQNDKNFRLFRKSKAFYTETKKVHETLEVQGSTGILKHKLLHYSFENFESFKKKMMYYGLLKGTELIEKGNKYSVFTHWSKVAFKFIKTYFLKLGILDGIDGLKISYLQSLYVDETYQTLKNKS is encoded by the coding sequence ATGGAAAAAGTCAGTGGGCTAATCATTACTTACAATGAAGAACGCAATATTGCGGCTGTTTTAAGCTGTTTTAATTTCTGTGAGGAGATTATTATTGTTGATTCTTTCAGCACAGACAAAACAGTGGAAATTGCTCAAAAAAATCCAAAAGTTAAAGTTTATCAACAAGAATTCGTTGATTATACTAAACAGCGGAATAAGGCACTTTCTTTAGCTGAAAACGACTGGGTATTTTTTCTTGACGGTGATGAGCGGACAACTCCTGATCTTGAAAAAGAAATTATTGAGACCATAAATAACAAAGACTCTAAAGATGCTTATTATATCTACAGAATCTTTTTTGTAGGCCAAAAGAAAATAAATTTTTCAGGAACTCAGAATGATAAAAACTTCCGACTTTTCCGAAAATCGAAAGCTTTTTATACAGAAACAAAAAAAGTACATGAAACACTTGAAGTACAAGGAAGTACTGGAATTTTAAAACATAAATTACTGCATTATTCTTTTGAAAATTTCGAATCTTTTAAAAAGAAAATGATGTATTATGGATTATTAAAAGGTACTGAGCTTATAGAGAAAGGAAATAAATATTCTGTTTTTACTCACTGGAGCAAAGTTGCATTTAAATTTATTAAAACCTACTTTTTAAAGTTAGGTATCCTCGACGGAATTGATGGATTAAAAATCAGTTATCTCCAGAGTTTATATGTTGATGAAACCTATCAGACACTTAAAAATAAAAGCTAA